A genome region from Mycobacterium florentinum includes the following:
- a CDS encoding DUF732 domain-containing protein: MPSPRWLGRLSAPLIVGAALVSTASVAAADAVDASFLAQMRALGFTWPPNEDGDILFMAHHICADRWNGWSSQQIADDVHNTLGPRGINFGDVTSMVNLAVSTYCP, translated from the coding sequence ATGCCTTCACCTCGCTGGCTGGGCAGACTTTCCGCACCGCTGATCGTTGGCGCCGCCCTGGTGTCCACCGCTTCGGTTGCGGCGGCGGACGCCGTCGACGCCTCGTTCCTGGCCCAGATGCGTGCCCTCGGATTCACCTGGCCGCCGAATGAGGACGGCGACATCCTCTTTATGGCACACCACATCTGTGCCGATCGGTGGAACGGCTGGTCGTCACAACAGATTGCGGACGACGTCCACAACACCTTGGGCCCGCGCGGGATCAACTTCGGCGACGTCACGTCCATGGTGAACCTCGCGGTATCGACGTACTGCCCGTAG
- a CDS encoding SDR family oxidoreductase, with product MSKRRVLVTGASKGIGRAVVDRLAADGYQPIGLARSAPPDFPGQFVQVDLGDRAATAAALDAIVAEGPVDAVVNNVGLARFGHIGSIDLDDLALTYDMNVRTAVQVVQAVLPGMVEAGWGRIVNVSSLTTTGVDERTPYAAAKGALETATRIWARELAPSGITVNAVAPGPIETEMYRERSPVGSAREARVLKDIPLQRVGTPTEIAHVICMLLHEDAGYITGQIVRVDGGGSIGAT from the coding sequence ATGTCGAAGCGGCGAGTGCTGGTCACCGGGGCGTCAAAGGGAATCGGTCGCGCGGTCGTGGACCGCCTGGCCGCCGACGGCTACCAGCCGATCGGGCTGGCCCGCAGCGCACCACCGGACTTCCCGGGCCAGTTCGTCCAGGTGGACCTGGGCGACCGGGCCGCGACCGCGGCCGCCCTCGACGCGATCGTCGCCGAGGGCCCGGTCGACGCCGTGGTCAACAACGTCGGCCTGGCCCGGTTCGGCCACATCGGGTCGATCGACCTGGACGACTTGGCCCTGACCTACGACATGAATGTGCGCACCGCGGTGCAGGTGGTCCAGGCCGTGCTGCCCGGCATGGTCGAGGCGGGCTGGGGCCGCATCGTCAACGTCAGCAGCCTGACGACGACCGGCGTCGACGAGCGCACTCCGTATGCCGCCGCGAAGGGCGCTCTGGAGACCGCGACCCGCATCTGGGCCCGCGAACTCGCGCCGTCGGGCATCACCGTGAATGCGGTGGCCCCAGGACCTATAGAGACCGAGATGTACCGGGAGCGCAGCCCCGTCGGGTCGGCGCGCGAAGCCCGTGTTCTCAAGGACATCCCGTTGCAGCGCGTCGGCACCCCCACCGAAATCGCCCACGTCATCTGCATGCTGCTGCACGAGGACGCCGGCTACATCACCGGCCAGATCGTCCGGGTCGACGGCGGCGGGAGCATCGGCGCCACCTAG
- the pstS gene encoding phosphate ABC transporter substrate-binding protein PstS: protein MRIIRLGAVRCVLATVALVLSACGHDNTATGEKTTTPAAPVRVVCGGKPKLKGSGSTAQANAMTRFVKAYEQACPGHTVNYLPNGSGSGISEFTGDQSDFAGSDSTLAPGEYAAAQRRCGSPAWQLPVVIGPIAITYNVDGLTSLTLDGQTAARIFNGGITRWNDLAIQELNPGVSLPAEPIQVVFRGDESGTTDNFQKYLDATSKGAWGRGAGKKFNGGVGEGAKGNDGTSAAVKANDGSISYNEWSFAQAQHLGTAKIVTSAGPDPVAISADSVGKTISGAPIVGQGNDLALDTASFYRPNQPGAYPIVLATYEVVCSKYPDPEVGAAVKAFLQSTIGAGQNGLADNGYVRVPDTFIFRLSVAVNAIA from the coding sequence TTGAGAATCATCCGACTTGGTGCCGTCCGCTGCGTCCTGGCTACTGTCGCACTGGTGTTGTCGGCGTGTGGCCATGACAACACCGCAACTGGTGAGAAGACGACCACGCCCGCGGCGCCGGTGCGGGTGGTCTGCGGCGGCAAACCGAAGCTCAAGGGCAGTGGATCCACCGCCCAAGCGAACGCGATGACGCGGTTCGTCAAGGCGTACGAGCAGGCGTGCCCGGGTCATACGGTGAATTACCTACCCAATGGTTCGGGTTCGGGAATCAGCGAATTCACCGGCGATCAAAGTGATTTCGCCGGTTCGGACTCGACTTTGGCGCCCGGCGAGTACGCCGCCGCGCAGCGCCGCTGCGGCTCGCCGGCGTGGCAACTGCCGGTGGTGATCGGCCCGATCGCGATCACCTACAACGTCGACGGCCTGACTTCGCTGACCCTCGACGGTCAGACCGCGGCGAGGATCTTCAACGGCGGCATCACCAGGTGGAATGACCTCGCGATCCAGGAGCTCAACCCGGGTGTCAGCCTGCCGGCCGAGCCGATTCAGGTCGTATTCCGCGGCGATGAGTCGGGGACAACGGATAATTTTCAGAAGTATCTCGACGCCACTTCCAAGGGTGCGTGGGGTAGAGGCGCCGGCAAGAAGTTCAACGGTGGTGTCGGTGAGGGCGCCAAGGGTAACGACGGGACCAGCGCGGCCGTGAAGGCCAACGACGGGTCCATCTCTTATAACGAGTGGTCGTTTGCGCAAGCGCAACACCTGGGCACGGCCAAGATCGTCACGTCGGCGGGTCCGGACCCGGTAGCAATCAGCGCCGACTCGGTGGGCAAGACGATCTCCGGCGCCCCGATCGTCGGGCAGGGCAACGACTTGGCGCTCGACACGGCTTCGTTCTATCGCCCGAATCAGCCTGGCGCGTACCCGATCGTGTTGGCGACGTACGAGGTTGTCTGTTCGAAGTATCCCGATCCCGAGGTCGGTGCGGCCGTTAAGGCGTTCTTGCAGAGCACCATCGGTGCTGGCCAGAATGGCTTGGCCGACAACGGATATGTCCGTGTCCCGGATACGTTCATATTCCGGTTGTCAGTTGCCGTCAACGCGATCGCGTGA
- a CDS encoding SDR family oxidoreductase, with translation MILDRFRLDDKVAVITGGGRGLGAAIAVAFAEAGADVLIASRTESQLEAVAEEVRAAGRKAHIVAADLAHPEATAKLAEQAVEAFGKLDIVVNNVGGTMPNTLLTTSTKDLKDAFTFNVATAHALTIAAVPLMLEHSGGGSIINITSTMGRLAGRGFAAYATAKAALAHYTRSSALDLCPRIRVNAIAPGSILTSALDVVASNDELREPMEKVTPMRRLGDPVDIAAAAVYLASPAGEFLTGKTLEVDGGLTYPNLDIPVPDL, from the coding sequence ATGATCCTTGACAGGTTCCGTCTCGACGATAAAGTCGCCGTCATCACTGGTGGCGGCCGTGGTCTCGGGGCGGCCATAGCGGTGGCGTTCGCCGAAGCCGGCGCCGACGTCCTCATCGCCTCGCGCACGGAATCCCAACTAGAGGCCGTCGCCGAAGAGGTCCGCGCCGCGGGTCGCAAAGCCCACATCGTCGCTGCCGACCTGGCCCATCCCGAGGCCACCGCGAAGCTGGCCGAGCAGGCTGTCGAAGCCTTCGGGAAACTAGACATCGTCGTCAACAACGTCGGCGGGACCATGCCCAACACGTTGCTCACCACCTCGACGAAAGACCTCAAGGACGCATTCACCTTCAACGTCGCCACCGCCCACGCACTCACCATCGCGGCGGTGCCGCTGATGCTCGAGCACTCCGGCGGCGGCAGCATCATCAACATCACCTCGACGATGGGCCGACTGGCCGGGCGCGGCTTCGCCGCCTACGCCACCGCCAAAGCCGCGCTGGCTCACTACACGCGCTCGTCCGCACTGGACCTGTGCCCGCGCATCCGGGTCAACGCGATCGCACCCGGCTCGATCCTGACCTCCGCACTCGACGTGGTGGCCTCCAACGACGAATTGCGCGAGCCGATGGAGAAGGTGACGCCAATGCGACGACTCGGCGACCCGGTCGACATCGCCGCTGCGGCAGTCTATTTGGCGTCACCGGCAGGCGAATTCCTGACCGGTAAGACGCTGGAGGTCGACGGCGGCCTCACCTACCCCAACCTCGACATCCCCGTCCCGGACCTGTGA
- a CDS encoding MmpS family transport accessory protein produces the protein MAATLSVGASLLTSPGAGAAVGDTVAYTVTSDDPLLRVVYDDPTTGQQVILTNPTAPWSFTFTVKNASQMLSVTASTKGKPASCQLSVNGTVKDTQTGKLDTDGVTLVQCYSMS, from the coding sequence GTGGCCGCCACGCTGTCGGTGGGGGCTTCGCTGTTGACCTCACCCGGTGCCGGGGCCGCTGTTGGCGATACCGTCGCATACACCGTGACTTCGGACGACCCGCTCCTAAGGGTGGTGTACGACGACCCAACCACGGGCCAGCAGGTGATTCTGACCAATCCGACCGCTCCGTGGTCCTTCACATTCACGGTCAAGAACGCCTCTCAGATGCTTTCGGTGACCGCAAGCACCAAAGGCAAGCCCGCGTCTTGCCAACTCAGCGTCAACGGAACCGTTAAGGACACGCAGACCGGCAAGCTCGACACCGACGGCGTGACCTTGGTCCAGTGTTATTCCATGAGCTAA
- a CDS encoding Nramp family divalent metal transporter: MAQDTRASFKTSWYLLGPAFVAAIAYVDPGNVAANVSSGTQFGYLLLWVIVAANVMAGLVQYLSAKLGLVTGRSLPSAIGKEMSRPLRLTFWAQAEIVAIATDVAEVIGGAIALQILFGLPLPLGGVITGVISLLLLTIKDRRGQIIFERVITGLLLIIAVGFAASFFVATPPSDSVLGGLVPRFHGAESVLLAAAILGATVMPHAVYMHSGLVLDRHGHPEPGPERRWLLRVTRVDVVLAMAVAGTVNAAMLLVAAINLQGHADIASIDGAYTAIHNTLGPTIAVLFAIGLLASGLASSSVGAYAGAMIMQGLLHRSIPMIVRRLVTLCPAVVLLAFGLDPTRSLVISQVVLSFGIPFAVLPLVRLTSNRKLMGSDTNHPITTALGWAVALLVSVLNVVLIYLTLKGN; this comes from the coding sequence TTGGCGCAGGACACCAGGGCCTCGTTCAAGACAAGCTGGTATCTGCTGGGGCCGGCATTCGTCGCCGCGATTGCCTATGTCGATCCGGGGAACGTCGCCGCCAACGTCAGCTCCGGCACGCAGTTCGGCTACCTGCTGCTGTGGGTGATCGTCGCCGCCAATGTGATGGCCGGCCTGGTGCAGTACCTTTCGGCCAAACTCGGGCTGGTGACCGGGCGCTCGTTGCCTTCGGCGATCGGCAAGGAGATGAGCCGCCCGCTGCGGCTGACCTTCTGGGCGCAGGCTGAAATCGTCGCGATTGCAACCGATGTCGCCGAGGTCATCGGTGGGGCGATCGCCCTGCAGATTCTGTTCGGCCTGCCGTTGCCGCTCGGCGGCGTCATCACCGGCGTGATCTCGTTGCTGCTGCTCACTATCAAGGACCGTCGCGGCCAGATCATTTTCGAGCGCGTCATCACGGGCTTGCTGCTGATCATCGCGGTCGGCTTCGCGGCCAGTTTCTTCGTCGCCACGCCCCCGTCCGACTCGGTGCTCGGCGGATTGGTGCCGCGATTCCACGGTGCCGAAAGCGTGCTGCTGGCCGCCGCCATCCTGGGCGCCACCGTGATGCCGCACGCGGTGTACATGCACTCGGGTCTGGTGCTGGATCGGCATGGGCATCCCGAGCCCGGGCCGGAGCGACGCTGGCTGCTGCGGGTCACTCGCGTCGACGTGGTGCTGGCGATGGCCGTCGCCGGGACCGTGAACGCGGCGATGCTGCTGGTCGCCGCGATCAACCTGCAGGGCCATGCCGACATCGCGTCCATCGACGGCGCCTACACCGCGATCCACAACACGTTGGGCCCGACGATCGCAGTGCTTTTCGCGATCGGGCTGCTCGCGTCCGGTCTCGCGTCGTCGTCGGTGGGCGCCTACGCCGGCGCCATGATCATGCAGGGCCTGCTGCATCGATCGATACCGATGATCGTGCGCCGCCTGGTCACGTTGTGCCCGGCCGTCGTGCTGCTGGCATTCGGTCTCGACCCGACCCGCTCACTGGTGATCTCACAAGTCGTGCTGTCGTTCGGAATTCCATTTGCGGTACTGCCGCTGGTCCGGCTCACCAGCAACCGCAAGCTGATGGGCAGCGACACCAACCACCCGATCACGACGGCTCTCGGCTGGGCGGTCGCGCTGCTGGTGAGCGTGCTGAACGTGGTGCTGATCTATCTGACTTTGAAAGGAAACTAA
- a CDS encoding NAD(P)H-dependent amine dehydrogenase family protein, which translates to MPIPVVQLGTGNVGIHALRALITNPEFELTGVWVSSDSKAGKDAAALAGLADSTGVLASTDLDAVLATGPQCAVYNALADNRLPEALEDYRRVLAAGINIVGSGPVFLQYPWEVIPEELIKPLEDAAREGNSSLYVNGIDPGFANDLLPLALAGTCQSIQQIRCMEIVDYATYDSAAVMFDVMGFGKPMDELPMLLQPGVLSLAWGSVIRQIAAGLGITLDSVTQEYVRIPAPEDFEIASGHIAKGTAAALRFEVFGMVNGKPVVVLEHVTRLREDLCPEWPQPAQEGGSYRIEITGEPSYAMDVCLSSPNGDHNHAGLVATAMRVVNAIPAVVAAAPGIVTTLDLPLVTGKGLYLPG; encoded by the coding sequence ATGCCCATCCCCGTCGTCCAACTGGGCACCGGCAACGTCGGTATCCACGCGCTGAGGGCGCTTATCACCAACCCGGAATTCGAGCTCACCGGCGTCTGGGTGTCATCGGATTCCAAAGCCGGCAAGGACGCCGCAGCGCTTGCCGGACTTGCGGATTCGACCGGCGTGCTGGCCAGCACCGACCTCGACGCTGTCCTTGCCACCGGACCACAGTGCGCGGTGTACAACGCACTGGCCGACAACCGGCTGCCCGAGGCACTCGAGGACTACCGGCGCGTCCTGGCAGCCGGGATCAACATCGTCGGCAGCGGCCCGGTCTTTTTGCAGTACCCGTGGGAAGTGATCCCCGAGGAGCTCATCAAGCCGCTGGAAGATGCTGCCCGCGAAGGAAATTCGAGTCTCTACGTCAACGGTATCGACCCGGGCTTCGCCAACGACCTCCTTCCCCTGGCGCTGGCCGGCACCTGTCAGAGCATCCAGCAGATTCGGTGCATGGAGATCGTCGACTACGCGACCTACGACAGCGCCGCGGTCATGTTCGACGTCATGGGCTTCGGCAAGCCGATGGACGAGCTCCCGATGCTGCTGCAGCCCGGTGTGCTCAGCCTGGCGTGGGGATCGGTGATCCGGCAGATAGCGGCGGGTCTGGGGATCACGCTCGACTCCGTCACTCAGGAATACGTCCGGATCCCGGCGCCCGAGGACTTCGAGATCGCATCGGGTCACATCGCCAAGGGCACCGCAGCGGCGCTGCGCTTCGAGGTGTTCGGCATGGTCAACGGCAAGCCCGTCGTCGTCCTGGAACACGTCACCCGGTTGCGCGAAGACCTGTGCCCCGAGTGGCCGCAACCCGCCCAGGAGGGCGGTTCGTACCGCATCGAGATCACCGGCGAACCGTCCTACGCGATGGACGTCTGCCTGAGCAGCCCCAACGGCGACCACAACCACGCGGGGCTGGTGGCCACCGCGATGCGGGTGGTCAACGCGATCCCCGCGGTGGTGGCCGCCGCACCGGGAATCGTGACGACCCTCGACCTGCCGCTGGTCACCGGCAAGGGGCTCTACCTGCCCGGGTGA